The following coding sequences lie in one Halorarum halophilum genomic window:
- a CDS encoding WD40/YVTN/BNR-like repeat-containing protein, which produces MTTAYAALRNGFLTVDPDAGETTARALDGHTLECVAVHPDDPDRVFVGTFESGLHRSTDGGRTFKRVDDFPHDAVMAAAVSYRDPGTVWAGTEPSRVYRSTDGGDSWEHLDGLVDLPSSDDWSFPPRPDTHHVRWLEPDPTDPDHWYVAIEAGALVQTHDGGATWEDRVPDARIDNHSLATHPHAPGRAWVAAGDGYAETDDGGDTWAHPQSGLDRTYCWSVAVDARSDSESRTEPGGTGDPDRVLVSAARGAYQAHTAERAETYVYRREGDKDWERLDGRGLPLGEGVTRPVLARGEPDEFYALSNQGLFQTGDGGDSWNAIDIEWPDRFTDRTARGLAVLP; this is translated from the coding sequence ATGACCACGGCCTACGCCGCCCTCCGAAACGGCTTCCTGACGGTCGACCCCGACGCGGGCGAGACGACCGCGAGGGCCCTCGACGGTCACACGCTGGAGTGCGTCGCCGTCCACCCCGACGACCCGGATCGGGTCTTCGTCGGCACCTTCGAATCCGGCCTCCACCGCTCGACCGACGGCGGGCGGACGTTCAAGCGCGTCGACGACTTCCCCCACGACGCCGTGATGGCCGCGGCGGTCTCATACCGCGACCCCGGCACGGTGTGGGCCGGCACGGAGCCGTCGCGGGTGTACCGCTCCACCGACGGCGGCGACTCGTGGGAACACCTCGACGGCCTCGTCGACCTCCCGTCGAGCGACGACTGGTCGTTCCCCCCGCGCCCGGACACCCACCACGTCCGCTGGCTCGAACCGGACCCCACGGACCCCGACCACTGGTACGTCGCCATCGAGGCCGGCGCGCTGGTCCAGACCCACGACGGCGGCGCGACGTGGGAGGACCGGGTTCCGGACGCCCGCATCGACAACCACTCGCTCGCCACCCACCCGCACGCGCCCGGACGTGCCTGGGTCGCGGCGGGCGACGGCTACGCCGAGACCGACGACGGCGGCGACACCTGGGCGCACCCGCAGTCCGGGCTGGATCGGACGTACTGCTGGAGCGTCGCGGTCGATGCGCGGAGCGACTCGGAGAGTCGGACGGAGCCCGGCGGAACCGGCGATCCGGACCGCGTCCTCGTCTCCGCCGCGCGCGGCGCGTACCAGGCCCACACGGCCGAACGCGCCGAGACCTACGTGTACCGCCGCGAGGGCGACAAGGACTGGGAACGACTCGACGGCCGCGGCCTCCCCCTCGGCGAGGGCGTCACGCGGCCGGTGCTCGCACGGGGCGAACCGGACGAGTTCTACGCCCTGTCGAACCAAGGGCTGTTTCAGACGGGTGACGGGGGCGATTCGTGGAACGCGATCGACATCGAGTGGCCCGACCGGTTCACCGACCGGACCGCCCGCGGACTGGCCGTCCTCCCGTAG
- the uvrA gene encoding excinuclease ABC subunit UvrA codes for MAKEFIEVTGAEEHNLKDLDVKIPREEFTVVTGLSGSGKSSLAFETVYAEGQRRYIESLSAYARNFLGQMDKPQVESVEGLSPAISIDQKNAANNPRSTVGTVTELHDYLRLLYARVGQPHCPECGREVGEQSAQQMVRRVFELPEGTRAKLAAPVVRDQKGAFEDLFEELRSEGYARVEVDGEEYDLATETPDLDENYDHTVDVIVDRVKVREEDRSRITDSVETALEEADGVLKVILPDPPADVDLGTEARSTGDLAGDAAERLVVEFSEELACTHCGIDFSEIETRSFSFNSPHGACPECEGIGSTKEVDEDLVVRDESKPIKHVFEPWSYNRNYYRTRLDNVAEHFGVSVTTPFEDLDEDVKRQFLYGTDRQVEFSQQTRNGVRRKTQRFEGVIPNLERRHIETDSDRTREHIEDFMAVTECPACEGTRLKPQSRSVYFADTGIAEVSRMSIGDALAHFEGMEATLTDRERTIAEEILKEIRARLGFMEEVGLEYLTLDREASTLSGGESQRIRLATQVGSGLVGVLYVLDEPSIGLHQRDNDRLLNTLEGLRDLGNTLIVVEHDEATMRRADEIIDMGPGPGKHGGEVVAQGNFDEIVASEESVTGDYLAGRKGVDVPAERRESDAALTIRGARQHNLKDVDVDVPIGQFTAITGVSGSGKSTLMHDVLYKGLARTMNDNTEVDPGDHDAIEGTDNIEGVRLIDQSPIGRTPRSNPATYTDVFDYVRELFADTKLANQRGYEKGRFSFNVKGGRCEECGGQGTVKIEMNFLSDVYVPCEECGGARYNDETLDVTFKGATIADVLDMTVEEAYDFFESHTGLRRRLGLLKDVGLDYMRLGQPSTTLSGGEAQRIKLAEELGKKDSGDTLYLLDEPTTGLHKEDERKLIDVLHRLADKGNTVVVIEHELDLVKNADNVLDLGPEGGEGGGEVVATGTPEEVARTEGSYTGKYLRDYLPDVDMEGPRADRRLPARDDDAEEAEVPAATDD; via the coding sequence GTGGCGAAGGAGTTCATCGAGGTCACGGGGGCCGAGGAACACAACCTCAAGGACCTCGACGTGAAGATCCCGCGCGAGGAGTTCACCGTCGTCACGGGCCTGTCGGGATCGGGCAAGTCGTCGCTCGCGTTCGAGACTGTGTACGCCGAGGGCCAGCGTCGCTACATCGAGTCGCTGTCGGCGTACGCCCGGAACTTCCTCGGGCAGATGGACAAGCCGCAGGTCGAGAGCGTCGAGGGGCTCTCGCCGGCGATCTCCATCGACCAGAAGAACGCCGCGAACAACCCCCGCTCGACGGTCGGCACCGTCACCGAGCTCCACGACTATCTCCGGCTCCTGTACGCGCGGGTCGGCCAACCGCACTGCCCCGAGTGCGGCCGCGAAGTGGGCGAGCAGTCCGCCCAGCAGATGGTCCGCCGGGTGTTCGAACTCCCGGAGGGGACAAGGGCGAAGCTCGCCGCGCCGGTCGTGCGCGACCAGAAGGGCGCGTTCGAGGACCTGTTCGAGGAACTGCGCTCGGAGGGGTACGCCCGAGTCGAGGTCGACGGCGAGGAGTACGACCTCGCGACCGAGACGCCGGACCTCGACGAGAACTACGACCACACCGTCGACGTGATCGTCGACCGCGTGAAGGTCCGCGAGGAGGACCGCTCGCGCATCACCGACTCCGTCGAGACGGCGCTGGAGGAGGCGGACGGCGTGCTGAAGGTCATCCTGCCGGACCCGCCGGCTGACGTCGACCTCGGCACCGAGGCGCGCTCGACGGGCGACCTGGCTGGAGACGCGGCGGAGCGACTCGTCGTCGAGTTCTCCGAGGAGCTCGCGTGCACCCACTGCGGCATCGACTTCTCGGAGATCGAGACGCGGTCGTTCTCGTTCAACTCCCCGCACGGCGCCTGCCCGGAGTGCGAGGGCATCGGCTCGACGAAGGAGGTCGACGAGGACCTCGTCGTCCGCGACGAGTCGAAGCCGATCAAGCACGTGTTCGAGCCGTGGAGCTACAACCGGAACTACTACCGGACGCGGCTCGACAACGTCGCCGAGCACTTCGGCGTGAGCGTGACCACGCCGTTCGAGGACCTCGACGAGGACGTCAAGCGCCAGTTCCTCTACGGCACCGACCGGCAGGTCGAGTTCAGCCAGCAGACCCGTAACGGGGTCCGCCGGAAGACCCAGCGGTTCGAGGGCGTCATCCCGAACCTCGAGCGCCGGCACATCGAGACCGACTCGGACCGCACCCGCGAGCACATCGAGGACTTCATGGCCGTCACCGAGTGCCCGGCCTGCGAGGGGACTCGACTGAAACCCCAGTCCCGCTCCGTGTACTTCGCGGACACCGGCATCGCCGAGGTGAGCCGGATGTCCATCGGCGACGCGCTGGCGCACTTCGAGGGGATGGAGGCGACGCTCACCGACCGCGAGCGCACCATCGCCGAGGAGATCCTGAAGGAGATCCGCGCGCGCCTCGGCTTCATGGAGGAGGTCGGGCTGGAGTACCTCACGCTCGACCGCGAGGCCTCCACGCTCTCGGGCGGCGAGAGCCAGCGCATCCGGCTGGCGACGCAGGTCGGCTCCGGCCTCGTCGGGGTGCTCTACGTGCTTGACGAGCCCTCCATCGGCCTCCACCAGCGCGACAACGACCGCCTGCTGAACACGCTCGAGGGGCTGCGCGATCTCGGTAACACGCTCATCGTCGTCGAGCACGACGAGGCGACGATGCGCCGGGCCGACGAGATCATCGACATGGGCCCCGGGCCGGGCAAGCACGGCGGCGAGGTCGTCGCGCAAGGTAACTTCGACGAGATCGTCGCGTCCGAGGAGTCGGTCACGGGCGACTACCTCGCCGGCCGGAAGGGCGTCGACGTGCCCGCCGAGCGCCGCGAGAGCGACGCCGCGCTGACGATCAGGGGCGCGCGCCAGCACAACCTCAAGGACGTCGACGTGGACGTTCCCATCGGCCAGTTCACCGCCATCACGGGCGTCTCCGGCTCGGGCAAGTCCACCCTGATGCACGACGTGCTGTACAAGGGGCTCGCCCGGACGATGAACGACAACACCGAGGTCGACCCCGGCGACCACGACGCCATCGAGGGCACCGACAACATCGAGGGCGTCCGGCTCATCGACCAGTCGCCCATCGGCCGCACGCCGCGCTCGAACCCCGCGACGTACACCGACGTGTTCGACTACGTCCGGGAGCTGTTCGCGGACACGAAGCTCGCGAACCAGCGCGGCTACGAGAAGGGGCGGTTCTCGTTCAACGTCAAGGGCGGCCGCTGCGAGGAGTGTGGCGGCCAGGGCACCGTGAAGATCGAGATGAACTTCCTCTCGGACGTGTACGTCCCCTGTGAGGAGTGCGGCGGCGCGCGGTACAACGACGAGACGCTCGACGTGACGTTCAAGGGCGCGACCATCGCGGACGTGCTCGACATGACCGTCGAGGAGGCGTACGACTTCTTCGAGTCCCACACCGGTCTGCGACGCCGGCTCGGCCTCTTGAAGGACGTCGGCCTCGACTACATGCGGCTCGGCCAGCCCTCGACGACGCTCTCGGGCGGCGAGGCCCAGCGGATCAAGCTCGCAGAGGAGCTCGGCAAGAAGGACTCGGGCGACACGCTGTACCTGCTCGACGAGCCGACGACCGGCCTCCACAAGGAGGACGAGCGGAAGCTCATCGACGTCCTCCACCGGCTCGCCGACAAGGGCAACACGGTCGTCGTCATCGAGCACGAACTCGACCTGGTGAAGAACGCCGACAACGTCCTCGACCTCGGTCCCGAGGGCGGCGAGGGCGGCGGCGAGGTCGTCGCCACCGGCACCCCCGAGGAGGTCGCCCGGACCGAGGGCTCCTACACCGGGAAGTACCTCCGCGACTACCTCCCCGACGTCGACATGGAGGGGCCGCGGGCGGACCGCCGGCTCCCCGCGCGGGACGACGACGCGGAAGAAGCCGAAGTACCCGCCGCGACCGACGACTGA
- a CDS encoding DUF7383 domain-containing protein, with protein MRTHANYATVYVGAQLSPDGVRLDLDWADAVGDVTDEYEFEVPTDEPSDPFLGIQAFDVGEYGHEIVLNGESLSGFDIPPNDGWQYWADSVTGVSLVEGTNTLALERDGDTDDAFAVGTVRVHWKEPATEGFRAADVE; from the coding sequence ATGCGGACCCACGCGAACTACGCCACCGTCTACGTCGGTGCGCAACTCTCCCCCGACGGCGTCCGCCTGGACCTCGACTGGGCCGACGCCGTCGGCGACGTCACCGACGAGTACGAGTTCGAAGTGCCGACGGACGAACCGAGCGACCCGTTCCTCGGCATCCAGGCGTTCGACGTCGGCGAGTACGGCCACGAGATCGTGCTCAACGGCGAGTCGCTCTCGGGGTTCGACATCCCGCCGAACGACGGCTGGCAATACTGGGCCGACTCCGTCACCGGGGTGTCGCTCGTCGAGGGGACGAACACGCTCGCGCTCGAACGGGACGGGGACACTGACGACGCGTTCGCCGTCGGGACCGTTCGAGTCCACTGGAAGGAGCCCGCGACCGAGGGCTTCCGCGCCGCGGACGTCGAGTAG
- the thsB gene encoding thermosome subunit beta, with protein sequence MSQRRMQGQPMIIMGEDSQRVKDKDAQEYNISAARAVAEAVRSTLGPKGMDKMLVDSMGDVTITNDGVTILTTMDIDNPTAEMIIEVAETQEDEAGDGTTTAVAIAGELLKNAEDLIDQDIHPTAITSGFHLASERARAEVDDLAERVDPDDEERVKKVAETSMTGKGAELEKEVLADLIYRAVKQVTVEADDGSNVVDMENVEIETQTGRSAGESQLLQGAVIDKDPVHDDMPTAVDDAKVLLLNDPIEVEEADVDTSVNIESPDQLQQFLDQEEDQLRAKVEAIKQTGANVVFCQKGIDDMAQHFLAKEGILAARRVKKSDLQFLQNILDAAIVSDVEAATEADLGYGSVSRDDEDELFYVEGGDEAHGVTLLLRGSTDHVVDELERGVQDALDVVATTVSDGRVLPGGGAIEVELASRLRDFADSVEGREQLAVEAFADALELVPRVLAENAGLDSIDTLVDLRAAHEGGDANAGLNVFSGDIEDSFEAGVVEPAHSKEQALSSATEAANLVLKIDDIIAAGDLSTAGGDDEGGAPGGGMGGMGGMGGAM encoded by the coding sequence ATGAGTCAGCGACGGATGCAGGGTCAGCCCATGATCATCATGGGTGAGGACTCCCAGCGCGTGAAGGACAAGGACGCTCAGGAATACAACATCTCCGCGGCGCGCGCCGTCGCGGAGGCCGTGCGCTCGACGCTCGGCCCGAAAGGGATGGACAAGATGCTCGTCGATTCGATGGGCGACGTCACCATCACGAACGACGGTGTCACCATCCTCACCACGATGGACATCGACAACCCGACGGCCGAGATGATCATCGAGGTCGCCGAGACCCAGGAGGACGAGGCCGGCGACGGGACGACGACGGCCGTCGCCATCGCGGGCGAACTCCTCAAGAACGCCGAGGACCTCATCGACCAGGACATCCACCCGACGGCGATCACCTCGGGCTTCCACCTCGCGAGCGAACGCGCCCGAGCCGAGGTCGACGACCTCGCGGAGCGCGTCGACCCCGACGACGAGGAGCGCGTGAAGAAGGTCGCCGAGACCTCCATGACCGGCAAGGGCGCGGAGCTCGAGAAGGAGGTCCTCGCGGACCTCATCTACCGGGCGGTCAAGCAGGTCACCGTCGAGGCCGACGACGGGAGCAACGTCGTCGACATGGAGAACGTCGAGATCGAGACCCAGACCGGCCGCTCGGCCGGCGAGTCCCAGCTCCTCCAGGGCGCGGTCATCGACAAGGACCCGGTCCACGACGACATGCCGACGGCCGTCGACGACGCGAAGGTACTCCTGCTCAACGACCCCATCGAGGTCGAGGAGGCCGACGTCGACACCTCCGTCAACATCGAGTCCCCCGACCAGCTCCAGCAGTTCCTCGACCAGGAGGAGGACCAGCTCCGCGCGAAGGTCGAGGCCATCAAGCAGACCGGCGCGAACGTCGTCTTCTGCCAGAAGGGCATTGACGACATGGCCCAGCACTTCCTCGCGAAGGAGGGCATCCTCGCGGCCCGCCGCGTGAAGAAGTCCGACCTCCAGTTCCTCCAGAACATCCTCGACGCGGCCATCGTCTCGGACGTCGAGGCCGCCACCGAGGCCGACCTGGGGTACGGTTCGGTCAGCCGCGACGACGAGGACGAGCTGTTCTACGTCGAGGGCGGCGACGAGGCCCACGGCGTCACGCTCCTCCTGCGCGGCTCCACCGACCACGTCGTCGACGAGCTCGAGCGCGGCGTCCAGGACGCGCTCGACGTCGTCGCCACGACGGTCTCCGACGGCCGCGTGCTCCCCGGCGGCGGCGCCATCGAGGTCGAACTCGCCTCGCGGCTCCGCGACTTCGCCGACTCCGTCGAGGGTCGCGAGCAGCTCGCCGTCGAGGCGTTCGCCGACGCGCTGGAACTCGTCCCGCGCGTGCTCGCCGAGAACGCCGGGCTCGACTCCATCGACACGCTGGTCGACCTCCGGGCGGCCCACGAGGGCGGCGACGCCAACGCCGGGCTGAACGTGTTCTCGGGCGACATCGAGGACAGTTTCGAGGCCGGCGTCGTCGAGCCGGCCCACTCGAAGGAGCAGGCGCTTTCCAGCGCCACCGAGGCCGCGAACCTCGTGCTCAAGATCGACGACATCATCGCCGCGGGCGACCTCTCGACTGCGGGCGGCGACGACGAGGGCGGCGCCCCCGGCGGCGGTATGGGCGGCATGGGCGGCATGGGCGGCGCGATGTAA
- a CDS encoding ornithine cyclodeaminase family protein, giving the protein METLLLNSAAVHENAEMAELVPAIEEAFAAYERGNAQMPPKSYIDLPAYNGDFRSMPAYLDAGDWDAAGVKWVNVHTDNEDEYDLPTVMGTMIYSDPRNAFPLAILDGTELTMKRTGAAAAVATDHLAVEDARSLGIVGAGVQSYTQLEAIATVREIEEVVVSDLDEERVARFIDTFEGRFDVRAGSIADAASCDVLSTVTPVESPIVPRDAVGEHTHVNAMGADAEGKHELADDLLLDAKLVIDDYAQTTHSGEINVPYAAGILTDDDIYGELGEIVVGDRQGRTAADGVTVFDSTGLAIQDVAAAHVVYEHADERDNGYPFDLLGLSD; this is encoded by the coding sequence ATGGAGACGCTGCTGCTCAACAGCGCCGCGGTTCACGAGAACGCCGAGATGGCCGAACTCGTCCCAGCCATCGAGGAGGCGTTCGCCGCCTACGAGCGCGGGAACGCCCAGATGCCGCCGAAGTCCTACATCGACCTCCCCGCCTACAACGGCGACTTCCGGTCGATGCCCGCCTACCTCGACGCCGGGGACTGGGACGCGGCCGGCGTGAAGTGGGTGAACGTCCACACCGACAACGAGGACGAGTACGACCTCCCGACGGTGATGGGGACGATGATCTACTCGGACCCGCGCAACGCCTTCCCGCTCGCCATCCTCGACGGGACGGAACTCACGATGAAGCGCACCGGCGCCGCCGCCGCGGTCGCCACGGACCACCTCGCCGTCGAGGACGCCCGCTCGCTCGGCATCGTCGGCGCCGGCGTCCAGTCGTACACGCAACTGGAGGCCATCGCCACGGTCCGGGAGATCGAGGAGGTGGTCGTCTCGGACCTCGACGAGGAGCGCGTCGCGCGCTTCATCGACACCTTCGAGGGGCGCTTCGACGTCCGCGCAGGCTCGATTGCCGACGCGGCGTCCTGCGACGTGCTCTCGACGGTGACGCCCGTCGAGTCCCCCATCGTCCCACGCGACGCGGTCGGCGAGCACACCCACGTCAACGCGATGGGTGCGGACGCGGAGGGGAAGCACGAACTCGCCGACGACCTCCTGCTGGACGCGAAACTCGTGATCGACGACTACGCGCAGACGACCCACTCGGGCGAGATCAACGTCCCCTACGCCGCCGGCATCCTGACGGACGACGACATCTACGGCGAACTCGGCGAGATCGTCGTCGGCGACAGGCAGGGTCGAACGGCGGCCGACGGCGTCACGGTCTTCGACTCGACGGGGCTCGCAATCCAGGACGTCGCTGCGGCCCACGTCGTGTACGAACACGCCGACGAGCGGGACAACGGCTACCCGTTCGACCTGCTCGGCCTCTCGGACTGA
- a CDS encoding DUF7535 family protein, with protein sequence MSDSAESEDPSLVRKAYRTVTPGYRGREDVEMNLIGWSLFLGLVVLLVPLLPFLIVVWLVGKVLDAVVPSEE encoded by the coding sequence ATGAGTGACTCCGCGGAGTCCGAGGACCCGAGCCTCGTCCGGAAGGCCTACCGAACGGTGACCCCCGGGTACAGGGGGCGCGAGGACGTGGAGATGAACCTCATCGGCTGGAGTCTCTTCCTGGGCCTCGTCGTCCTTCTGGTGCCGCTGCTCCCGTTCCTGATCGTCGTCTGGCTGGTCGGGAAGGTGCTCGACGCCGTCGTCCCGAGCGAGGAGTAG
- the leuS gene encoding leucine--tRNA ligase, whose amino-acid sequence MSEEGYDHAAVERRWQAAWDDADAYRTPDEVTDPTYVLGMYPYPSGLLHMGHVRNYTITDAYARFRRMRGDDVLHPMGWDAFGLPAENAAKERDTNPRDWTFDCIETMKGQMESMGFGYDWDREVTTCTPEYYRWNQWLFREFHDRELVEREAAEVNWCPTCETVLADEQVEGGDSSEGPGAHGNCWRCGTTVERRELEQWFLRITEYADELNGYIDDLDGWPDSVRQMQRNWIGRQEGSRVSFEIGEAQGASNGRGERSEPREYGPVEAFTTRLDTIFGATFFALAPDHPVSEAVAAEDDEVRRFVEEEADPEGDEPNGVRTDLTATNPATGEEVPVFVADFVLSDVGTGALMGVPGHDDRDHAFASKMGVDIVPVVAPEPGGDSDGGDGEAPSEPDVSESAFTDDGVLVNSGEYSGLSSAEAREELTADIDSAEFHTQYRLRDWGISRQRYWGTPIPVVHCDDCGPVLVPEDDLPVELPEFINTTGNPLDAAEEWKHVDCPECGGDAVRETDTMDTFVDSSWYFLRYVSPDLEAAPFDVDRANDWMPVDQYVGGIEHAVMHLLYSRFVTKVVADMDMLEHREPFENLLAQGMVQLEGEKMSKSKGNVVSPQRIVEEYGADTARLFMMQAAQPERAFDWSEEGVRSTYRFLTRLKRLVGEFDPEAAEGEFGPIASYVESETDATVSAATADYDDLTFNTSLRETQELVGTLRGYRDHVEAVHADTFRRGLVTAVKLLSPVAPHVAEELYDELGREGGDSFVLDADWPEPEGDVSGADERRRLVENTREDVRQIVDVASIEDPERIDVVVAPEWKHRALEIALESDAPNLISELMQEDDIRERGDAAAAYGQDLQNEREALRPALSPDREHGALEEAAWLVEREFDAPVRVLRAEEADDDVARKAEPGRPAIDIAE is encoded by the coding sequence ATGTCCGAGGAGGGATACGACCACGCCGCGGTCGAGCGACGCTGGCAGGCGGCGTGGGACGACGCCGACGCGTACCGGACGCCCGACGAGGTGACGGACCCCACCTACGTGCTGGGGATGTACCCGTACCCGTCCGGACTGCTCCACATGGGCCACGTCCGCAACTACACTATCACCGACGCCTACGCCCGGTTCCGCCGGATGCGCGGCGACGACGTGCTCCACCCGATGGGGTGGGACGCGTTCGGCCTGCCCGCCGAGAACGCCGCCAAGGAGCGCGACACGAACCCCCGCGACTGGACGTTCGACTGCATCGAGACGATGAAGGGGCAGATGGAGTCGATGGGGTTCGGCTACGACTGGGACCGCGAGGTCACCACCTGCACGCCGGAGTACTACCGCTGGAACCAGTGGCTGTTCCGGGAGTTCCACGACCGGGAGCTGGTCGAGCGTGAGGCCGCCGAGGTCAACTGGTGTCCCACCTGCGAGACCGTGCTGGCCGACGAGCAGGTCGAGGGCGGGGATAGTTCCGAAGGCCCCGGGGCGCACGGCAACTGCTGGCGTTGCGGCACGACCGTCGAGCGCCGCGAACTGGAGCAGTGGTTCCTGCGGATCACCGAGTACGCCGACGAACTGAACGGGTACATCGACGACCTGGACGGCTGGCCCGACAGCGTCCGGCAGATGCAGCGCAACTGGATCGGCCGGCAGGAGGGCTCGCGCGTCTCCTTCGAGATCGGCGAGGCGCAAGGCGCCTCGAACGGACGCGGGGAGCGGAGCGAGCCGCGGGAGTACGGACCGGTCGAGGCGTTCACGACCCGGCTGGACACGATCTTCGGCGCGACGTTCTTCGCGCTGGCGCCCGACCACCCCGTCTCCGAGGCGGTCGCCGCCGAGGACGACGAGGTACGGCGGTTCGTCGAGGAGGAGGCCGACCCAGAGGGCGACGAGCCGAACGGCGTTCGGACCGACCTGACGGCCACCAACCCGGCCACGGGCGAGGAGGTCCCCGTCTTCGTCGCCGACTTCGTCCTCTCGGACGTGGGGACGGGCGCGCTGATGGGCGTCCCGGGCCACGACGACCGCGACCACGCGTTCGCCTCGAAGATGGGCGTCGACATCGTCCCCGTCGTCGCGCCCGAACCGGGGGGCGACTCCGACGGGGGAGACGGCGAGGCGCCGTCCGAACCCGACGTGAGCGAGTCCGCCTTCACCGACGACGGCGTCCTGGTGAACAGCGGCGAGTACAGCGGGCTGTCCTCGGCCGAAGCGCGGGAGGAACTGACGGCCGATATCGACTCGGCCGAGTTCCACACGCAGTACCGCCTGCGCGACTGGGGCATCTCCCGACAGCGCTACTGGGGGACGCCCATCCCGGTCGTCCACTGCGACGACTGCGGGCCCGTGCTGGTCCCCGAGGACGACCTGCCGGTCGAACTGCCGGAGTTCATCAACACGACCGGGAACCCGCTCGACGCCGCCGAAGAGTGGAAGCACGTCGACTGCCCGGAGTGCGGCGGCGACGCCGTCCGCGAGACGGACACGATGGACACGTTCGTCGACTCCTCGTGGTACTTCCTGCGGTACGTCTCGCCGGACCTGGAAGCGGCGCCGTTCGACGTGGACCGGGCGAACGACTGGATGCCCGTCGACCAGTACGTCGGCGGCATCGAGCACGCCGTGATGCACCTGCTGTACTCGCGGTTCGTCACGAAGGTCGTCGCTGACATGGACATGCTGGAGCACCGCGAGCCGTTCGAGAACCTGCTGGCCCAGGGGATGGTCCAGCTGGAGGGCGAGAAGATGTCCAAGTCGAAGGGGAACGTCGTCTCCCCTCAGCGCATCGTCGAGGAGTACGGCGCCGACACGGCCCGGCTGTTCATGATGCAGGCCGCCCAGCCCGAGCGCGCGTTCGACTGGTCCGAGGAGGGCGTCCGCTCGACGTACCGCTTCCTGACACGGCTGAAGCGGCTGGTCGGCGAGTTTGACCCCGAGGCGGCGGAGGGCGAGTTTGGCCCGATCGCGTCCTACGTCGAAAGCGAGACGGACGCGACGGTGTCGGCGGCGACCGCCGACTACGACGACCTGACGTTCAACACCTCGCTGCGGGAGACGCAGGAATTGGTCGGCACGCTGCGGGGCTACCGTGACCACGTCGAGGCGGTGCACGCCGACACCTTCCGCCGTGGGCTGGTGACGGCAGTGAAGCTACTCTCGCCGGTCGCGCCGCACGTGGCGGAGGAACTGTACGACGAACTGGGGCGCGAGGGCGGCGACAGCTTCGTCCTCGACGCCGACTGGCCAGAACCCGAGGGTGACGTGTCCGGGGCGGACGAGCGCCGCCGCCTGGTGGAGAACACCCGCGAGGACGTGCGCCAGATCGTCGACGTGGCTAGCATCGAGGACCCCGAGCGCATCGACGTCGTGGTCGCGCCCGAGTGGAAGCATCGCGCGCTGGAGATCGCCCTCGAGAGCGACGCGCCGAACCTCATCTCCGAGCTGATGCAGGAGGACGACATCCGCGAGAGGGGCGACGCGGCGGCCGCCTACGGCCAGGACCTGCAGAACGAGCGCGAGGCGCTCCGACCGGCGCTGTCGCCCGACCGCGAACACGGGGCGCTGGAGGAGGCGGCGTGGCTCGTCGAGCGCGAGTTCGACGCGCCCGTTCGCGTCCTGCGGGCGGAGGAGGCGGACGACGACGTGGCGCGGAAGGCGGAGCCGGGACGGCCAGCCATCGACATCGCCGAGTAA